In one Thermodesulfobium acidiphilum genomic region, the following are encoded:
- a CDS encoding pyridoxamine 5'-phosphate oxidase family protein produces MRRKEFLISDSKEICNILNNLEYGVLSLVDLNNKPYSVPLNFFYYENSIFFHSATGGKKVDIIRKNPIGSFLAVKPFSFLPSYFKNEKNACFAGQLYASIYLEGEITETKDNLKKCEYLNLLMKKYQPEGGFNPIGIDNIIYLKAIENVLLFELKVSFVSAKFKFDQHRSYKDNKDTIEKLKKRGTKTDLETVKMIEKFSLNNFYHL; encoded by the coding sequence ATGAGAAGAAAGGAATTTCTAATTTCCGATTCTAAAGAAATATGTAACATACTGAACAATTTAGAATATGGAGTCTTGTCTTTAGTTGACTTGAACAATAAACCTTATTCAGTACCACTAAACTTCTTTTATTATGAGAACAGCATTTTCTTTCATAGCGCAACTGGTGGTAAAAAAGTTGATATTATAAGAAAAAATCCAATAGGTAGCTTTTTGGCAGTAAAACCCTTTTCTTTTTTGCCATCTTATTTCAAAAATGAAAAAAACGCATGTTTTGCTGGGCAATTATATGCCTCAATTTATTTAGAAGGAGAAATAACTGAAACAAAGGATAATCTTAAGAAATGTGAATATTTGAATCTTTTAATGAAAAAATATCAGCCCGAAGGGGGTTTTAATCCTATTGGTATAGATAATATAATTTACCTAAAGGCTATAGAAAATGTATTATTATTTGAGTTAAAAGTCTCTTTTGTTAGCGCTAAATTTAAATTCGATCAACACAGAAGCTATAAAGACAACAAAGATACAATTGAAAAGCTAAAAAAGAGAGGCACAAAAACCGATTTAGAAACAGTAAAAATGATAGAAAAATTTTCTTTAAACAATTTTTATCATTTATAA